The Erpetoichthys calabaricus chromosome 5, fErpCal1.3, whole genome shotgun sequence genome has a segment encoding these proteins:
- the LOC114641656 gene encoding zinc finger protein 99-like — protein sequence MYEQQTHIKQEDCEWGALADLCVKSEEGRISVYKEEESKEKVFEIKVEDSEDFSVLQKHETGNVFRQEFCEESPSSFHPWFNNTGQMATQQNSVELKSELFESEEKINKGNETETEEQQSSRSFGKNSQKNGILSPSSFTQSYLQCSLQCKQDQEQLKKSASESENLMPSCLQFGSLPIIRLRRIKASSPNQQVEKDIIHTVAKLCCCSECGKQFFDSSALQKHTHIHTEKKPFGCSECGKQFSGSSALQKHTHIHTEEKPFSCSECGKRFSYPSSLQSHKRIHTGEKPYNCTECGKQFSENSALQKHTHIHTGEKLYCCSECGKRFLHPICLRKHSRIYTGEKTYPCSECVKGISDNRSFQQ from the exons ATGTACGAACAACAGACTCACATTAAGCAAGAGGATTGTGAGTGGGGTGCCCTAGCAGATTTATGTGTGAAGTCGGAGGAAGGAAGAATATCGGTTTATAAGGAGGAGGAGTCCAAGGAAAAGGTTTTTGAAATAAAAGTTGAGGATTCAGAAGATTTTTCAGTTCTGCAAAAGCATGAAACTGGAAATGTTTTCAGACAAGAATTTTGTGAAGAGTCTCCTTCCAGTTTTCATCCCTGGTTCAATAACACAGGACAAATGGCTACCCAGCAGAATTCTGTGGAACTGAAATCTGAGTTATTTGAGTCggaagagaaaatcaataaaggCAATGAGACAGAAACAGAAGAGCAGCAGTCATCTAGGAgttttggaaaaa ATTCACAGAAGAATGGCATCTTGTCCCCATCTTCATTTACTCAGTCCTATCTTCAGTGCAGTCTGCAATGCAAACAGGACCAGGAGCAATTGAAGAAATCTGCAAGTGAATCAGAGAATTTAATGCCATCCTGTTTGCAGTTTGGGTCTCTTCCTATTATCAGACTAAGAAGAATAAAAGCCAGCAGCCCTAATCAACAAGTGGAGAAGGATATTATCCATACTGTAGCAAAACTCtgttgctgttctgaatgtggcaaacaattctttgACAGTAGTGCTCTTCaaaagcacacacacattcatacagaaAAGAAGCCATTtggctgttcagaatgtggtaagcaATTCTCTGGCAGTAGTGCTCTTCAAAAGCACACACATATTCATACAGAAGAGAAGCCATTTAGCTGTTCTGAATGCGGTAAAAGATTTTCATACCCCAGCAGTCTTCAGagtcacaaaagaattcacactggagaaaaaccttataactgtactgaatgtggcaaacaattctctgaAAATAGTGCTCTTCaaaagcacacacacattcatacaggagagaaactctattgttgttctgaatgtggcaaacgattcttaCACCCAATCTGTCTTCGAAAACATTCAAGAATCTACACTGGAGAGAAAACATATCCTTGCTCTGAATGTGTCAAAGGAATTTCTGACAATCGGTCTtttcaacaataa